A genomic segment from Nicotiana tabacum cultivar K326 chromosome 9, ASM71507v2, whole genome shotgun sequence encodes:
- the LOC142164268 gene encoding putative late blight resistance protein homolog R1A-10, translated as MAYAAVTSLMSTLGLLLQSSCRLNLPHEEQTESLHKKVKEQIQSFHQKVSSLQAFLESLETNINDLKTIEHCEVKIKDAAYDAEYRIESVLENFYKAQNEKVRREAYEEFCKRLQKASESIDSNSRKLTESMKSGLQATSSLVQSFDLPEHSPQLGNNMVGHENELEDVKCKLMKISSDERETMAITGMGGIGKTTFARKIYDDPEIKSHFDILAWVTVSKEYCVRKMLLQLLHCIPSTEEVRREARDDGELAGKLKQRLWKRRYLVVIDDIWSSKAWDDISLWFPDCKGSHILLTTRCGNVASYAAPGKPPHHMSSLSSEKSWELLQSKLLEKVELSPELVKIGKKVAENCHGMPLTITIVAGLLSKCNNGVYGWEQVAHDVKSAIYEDLGRQCEKILVLSYYYLPQHLKACFLYFGIFPEDEEVDVRRLVELWVAEGFLKQADNKSLENIAEKCLQELIDRNLVLVSEQSFWGEVETCKIHDLLHELCLRQARSENFLPVINGKPRNSVTRVSRSSKRDCLMIVHPISNFYWLNSHRCDQKKIRTIVYQGARRHAGRESLGFKNFKMIRVFDLRKLYFYGEIPTLVFDLVHLRYLSLYIRDHEFLPLFNLQKLQILIIEIGKNWADKIPLNIWRMPQLRTLRFMNSGWLCPPIMPSGEEKHAVLEKLQTITGVGPAWCQKEIFALMPNLKNLEIVLKGVAHELWIGISCLPLIEVLRIIVGKIDYTAFSVYRSKAHDAFLKYKSTFPPTLRRLTLGGTCLPWEAMDIVGMLPNLEILELEDDACGVKPKTTWKPSEGGFPRLKFLSLCHMLCFTEWKATEYHFPVLERLFISHCPQLEQIPQDFANIFTLQLIELHDCCIHLAISAQQIEQEQEATFGSQVTYVHTYNCGQAYCRQCHHLLKRNSS; from the exons ATGGCTTATGCTGCTGTGACCTCTCTTATGTCAACTCTTGGACTGCTACTGCAATCCAGTTGCCGTTTAAATCTTCCCCACGAAGAGCAAACTGAATCTCTTCACAAAAAAGTAAAAGAACAGATTCAATCATTTCACCAAAAAGTCAGTTCACTGCAAGCGTTTCTGGAAAGTTTGGAGACGAATATCAATGATCTTAAGACAATTGAACATTGTGAAGTCAAGATCAAAGATGCAGCATATGACGCAGAATATagaattgaatcagtattggaaAATTTTTATAAGGCTCAAAATGAAAAGGTTAGGAGAGAAGCTTATGAAGAGTTTTGCAAGAGGTTGCAAAAAGCATCTGAGTCCATAGATTCCAATTCCAGAAAATTAACTGAAAGTATGAAGAGTGGTTTGCAGGCAACTAGTTCACTTGTCCAAAGTTTTGATTTACCAGAACATTCTCCACAGCTTGGCAATAACATGGTTGGACATGAAAATGAATTGGAGGATGTGAAGTGTAAACTCATGAAAATCTCATCCGATGAAAGAGAAACTATGGCAATCACAGGTATGGGGGGCATAGGCAAGACAACCTTTGCTAGAAAAATTTATGATGATCCAGAAATTAAATCACATTTTGACATTCTAGCATGGGTTACTGTGTCAAAGGAATACTGTGTTAGAAAGATGTTGCTGCAGCTTCTTCATTGTATTCCATCAACAGAAGAAGTACGCCGTGAAGCAAGGGATGATGGTGAGCTAGCAGGCAAATTGAAACAGAGGCTGTGGAAACGCAGGTACCTAGTTGTCATCGACGATATATGGAGCAGCAAAGCTTGGGATGATATAAGTCTATGGTTTCCAGATTGCAAAGGAAGTCATATCCTACTTACCACAAGGTGCGGGAATGTGGCCAGTTATGCTGCTCCAGGTAAGCCTCCTCATCACATGTCTTCTCTAAGTTCAGAGAAAAGTTGGGAACTATTGCAATCGAAGCTTCTTGAGAAAGTAGAGCTCTCTCCAGAATTAGTGAAAATTGGTAAGAAAGTTGCAGAAAATTGTCATGGAATGCCCTTGACCATTACTATAGTTGCTGGGCTTCTATCTAAATGCAACAACGGAGTATATGGATGGGAGCAAGTTGCACATGATGTAAAATCAGCAATATATGAAGATCTTGGTAGACAATGTGAAAAGATCCTCGTGTTAAGTTACTACTATCTACCTCAACACCTAAAAGCTTGTTTTctatattttggaatttttcccGAAGATGAAGAGGTTGATGTGAGAAGATTAGTGGAGCTATGGGTTGCAGAGGGATTTTTAAAGCAAGCTGATAATAAAAGTTTGGAGAACATAGCTGAAAAATGTTTGCAAGAACTTATAGACAGAAATCTAGTTCTTGTAAGCGAACAGAGTTTTTGGGGAGAAGTGGAAACATGTAAGATCCATGACCTCTTACATGAGTTATGCTTAAGACAAGCTCGAAGTGAGAACTTCCTACCTGTTATAAATGGTAAACCACGGAATAGCGTCACGCGTGTCTCCCGATCATCCAAACGGGACTGTCTAATGATTGTTCACCCGATTAGCAATTTTTATTGGTTAAACTCCCATCGATGTGATCAAAAGAAAATACGCACTATTGTCTATCAAGGTGCACGCAGACATGCGGGGAGAGAAAGTTTAGGATTCAAGAATTTCAAAATGATCAGAGTATTTGACTTGAGAAAGTTATACTTTTATGGTGAAATTCCAACTTTAGTATTTGATTTGGTGCATCTAAGGTATCTATCCTTGTACATTAGAGACCATGAATTTCTCCCTCTTTTCAACCTTCAAAAGTTGCAAATTTTGATCATTGAAATAGGAAAGAATTGGGCAGATAAGATACCTTTAAACATTTGGAGGATGCCACAGTTAAGGACTCTACGCTTTATGAATTCAGGATGGTTATGTCCTCCGATTATGCCTAGTGGTGAAGAGAAGCATGCGGTTTTAGAAAAACTGCAAACTATAACTGGTGTTGGTCCTGCATGGTGTCAAAAGGAAATTTTTGCATTAATGCCTAACTTGAAGAACTTGGAAATCGTGTTGAAAGGAGTTGCTCATGAATTGTGGATAGGTATTTCCTGTTTGCCTCTAATTGAGGTACTTAGAATTATAGTTGGAAAAATTGATTATACGGCCTTTTCCGTGTACCGATCAAAAGCACATGATGCTTTTTTGAAATATAAAAGCACTTTTCCACCAACCCTTAGAAGGTTGACATTAGGCGGGACATGTCTTCCTTGGGAGGCTATGGACATTGTTGGCATGTTGCCTAACCTCGAGATACTCGAACTGGAAGACGATGCCTGCGGAGTTAAACCTAAGACCACATGGAAACCTTCCGAAGGAGGGTTTCCTAGATTAAAGTTCTTGTCACTATGTCATATGCTTTGTTTCACAGAGTGGAAGGCTACCGAATATCATTTTCCTGTCTTGGAGAGACTCTTTATATCTCATTGTCCGCAGCTAGAACAGATCCCACAAGACTTTGCAAATATTTTTACACTTCAATTGATCGAGTTACATGACTGTTGTATTCACCTGGCCATATCAGCACAGCAGATTGAACAAGAGCAAGAAGCCACTTTTGGAAGCCAAGTGACATATGTCCACACATACAATTGTGGACAAG CTTACTGCCGCCAATGTCATCATTTACTGAAGAGAAACTCTAGCTGA